The window TCGACGTGGGAGGACGCCAACCTGCTCCTGGCCGGCCAGCTGCTCGTCACGGCCGCCACCGCGCGCGAGGAGAGCCTCGGCGCCCACTTCCGCTCCGACCACCCCACCGCCCCCGCGCGGCCCCGCCGCCGCAGCCTCCGGAGGACTCCGTGACCCCCACCGCCAACACCCCAGCGGGTGTCGTCGCGCTCGCCCTGGCCGAGGACGCGCCCTGGGGCGACGTGACGAGCGAGTCGCTCCTGCCGGCCGACGCCGTCGCCGACGCCCAGCTCGTCGCCCGCGAACCCGGGGTCCTCGCCGGGTCCGCGTCGGCCCGCGAGGCGTTCACCCAGGCCGCAGCGCTCACGGGCGGGACGCTGGACGTCCTCGAGCTGTCCCCCGACGGCACCCGCTTCGCCGCGGGCGACGTCCTGGGCCGCGTCCGCGGCACGGCCCGCGGGGTCCTGCGCGCCGAGCGCATCGCCCTGAACCTGCTGCAGCACCTGTCGGGCGTCGCGACCCTGACGGCGGCCTTCGTCGACGCCGTGGCCGGCACGGACGCGCGGATCGTCGACACCCGCAAGACGACCCCCGGGCTGAGGGCGCTGGAACGAGCGGCCGTGCGGGCCGGCGGCGGGCACAACCACCGCTGGTCCCTGTCGGACGCGGTCCTCGTCAAGGACAACCACCTCGCGGTGGTGCTGGCGAGCGGGCTGGACGTCACCACCGCGCTGAAGTCCGTGCGGGAGAGCGTGTCCCACACGACGACGATCGAGGTCGAGGTCGACCGACTGGACCAGCTCGAGGCCGTCCTGGCCGCCGACGTCGACGTCGTCCTGCTCGACAACTTCTCCCTGGCTGACCTCGCGACGGGTGTCGCGCTCGTCCGGTCCCGTTCCCTCGCCCTCGTCGAGGCCAGCGGCGGGGTCAGCCTCCAGACCGTCCGCGGCATCGCCGAGCAGGGCGTGGACCTGGTCTCGGTGGGCGCGCTGACGCAGAACGCCCGCACGCTCGACCTCGGGCTCGACACGACCGTGCAGGGCAGCTGACGTGGAGACCCCCGTGGCCTCCGTGGCGTACCTGGACCACGCGGCCACGTCCCCGCCCCGGCGCGAGGTCCTGGAGGCCGTCTGGCCGTACCTGACGAACGTCACGGGGAACCCCT is drawn from Kineococcus endophyticus and contains these coding sequences:
- the nadC gene encoding carboxylating nicotinate-nucleotide diphosphorylase translates to MTPTANTPAGVVALALAEDAPWGDVTSESLLPADAVADAQLVAREPGVLAGSASAREAFTQAAALTGGTLDVLELSPDGTRFAAGDVLGRVRGTARGVLRAERIALNLLQHLSGVATLTAAFVDAVAGTDARIVDTRKTTPGLRALERAAVRAGGGHNHRWSLSDAVLVKDNHLAVVLASGLDVTTALKSVRESVSHTTTIEVEVDRLDQLEAVLAADVDVVLLDNFSLADLATGVALVRSRSLALVEASGGVSLQTVRGIAEQGVDLVSVGALTQNARTLDLGLDTTVQGS